One region of bacterium genomic DNA includes:
- the nrfD gene encoding NrfD/PsrC family molybdoenzyme membrane anchor subunit — protein MAEHFVQPPHWEWYILGYFFLGGLSGGTYALATMLRIWGGPRDETTVRIGFLTAFPLLVACPILLSIDLGQPLRFWHMLIETTPGHVGLVFKYWSPMSVGSWVLLIYGVFAFVSFLEVLVPGGLSLPRILSGGIGRIFIVVGSILGLFVASYTGVLLSVSNQPIWSDTWALGGLFLASSLGGSAALLSWLARHRPEAEGTERRLFFADRSFALLELVLIALFFVNLAGAGTLARALAGPWVGFWGLVVASLLLPLAGLGRPRTAVAAGSGSAPAGRAAGGSRTMVLAGVLIGVLLMRFVVIFSAQF, from the coding sequence ATGGCAGAGCACTTCGTTCAGCCTCCGCACTGGGAATGGTACATTCTCGGGTATTTCTTCCTCGGCGGGCTCAGTGGGGGCACGTATGCGCTGGCGACCATGCTGAGGATCTGGGGCGGTCCTCGCGACGAGACAACTGTCAGGATCGGGTTCCTTACGGCCTTTCCGCTGCTCGTGGCATGTCCCATCTTGCTCTCGATCGATCTTGGGCAGCCGCTCCGTTTCTGGCACATGCTGATCGAGACCACGCCCGGCCACGTGGGCCTGGTGTTTAAGTACTGGTCGCCGATGTCGGTCGGGAGCTGGGTGCTGCTGATCTACGGCGTCTTCGCGTTTGTCTCGTTCCTGGAGGTGCTGGTGCCCGGTGGCCTCTCGCTGCCCCGTATCCTCTCCGGCGGGATCGGCCGCATTTTTATCGTCGTGGGGTCTATCCTGGGTCTCTTCGTCGCATCGTATACCGGGGTGCTGCTGAGCGTCTCGAACCAGCCGATTTGGAGCGACACCTGGGCCCTCGGAGGTCTCTTCCTCGCGTCGAGCCTGGGCGGGTCGGCGGCGCTGCTCTCCTGGTTGGCGCGGCATCGCCCGGAGGCGGAGGGGACCGAGCGCCGCCTTTTCTTTGCGGACCGCTCCTTTGCGCTGTTGGAGCTAGTCTTGATCGCCCTATTCTTTGTGAACCTCGCGGGCGCCGGGACGCTGGCGAGAGCCCTTGCGGGACCCTGGGTAGGATTTTGGGGGTTGGTGGTCGCGAGCCTTCTCCTCCCGCTCGCCGGCCTGGGGAGGCCACGCACCGCGGTCGCGGCCGGTTCGGGCTCGGCGCCTGCCGGCCGCGCGGCGGGTGGATCGCGTACCATGGTCCTTGCCGGCGTGCTGATCGGTGTGCTGTTGATGCGGTTCGTGGTGATCTTCAGCGCACAGTTCTGA
- the mobB gene encoding molybdopterin-guanine dinucleotide biosynthesis protein B, with protein sequence MSRLEDAVERLLAATTPLPLESVPIWEADGRVAAADVDAPGPVPHFPRPAMDGYVCHDADLRDASPGRPAILRITGAVRMGDLPGRGPGPGEAWSITTGAPLPERGDRILPVEAVRLAGDQVRVEQPPSGKTHIVTAGEAIREGAPLIRRGEVIRPAGAGALAACGVGTVRVHRRPRIALVSTGDELVDVTEAAAPLPRGRVFNSNAVTLGGLLRTLGCEVQYRGIVRDAPEELRAAFAALRDEFDVVLSTGGVSIGRHDAVHRTWLDLGAQRIVGRVDLKPGGPFFAGRLRDSWGVGLSGTPVACLAAFHLLVRPFFARLAGQRHAVRPLQQVTLADAIGRPTDRMRALWARTHPAESGRTMATVLDGDDVGDFASLLHATALVLIPPGSPPLPAGSRVTALLLDREEDRDRLVVTPPRPGPLVIGVVGESGSGKTTVIVDVVRRLAEDGIRVAAVKHAAHGFDLDREGSDSARVAGAGAALVVLAGPTETVLRITAPLRSPDHAAGLATLVAEQIWGELPALVLVEGFQHPSGPVITVGPQKPGAAAGEVLAAVLAVNGVNGQRLETELQRVSEAVRSRVRAGQAEWPR encoded by the coding sequence GTGTCGCGACTCGAAGACGCCGTAGAGCGGTTGCTGGCGGCGACGACCCCGCTGCCGTTGGAGTCCGTCCCCATCTGGGAGGCGGACGGGCGAGTCGCGGCCGCAGATGTGGACGCGCCGGGGCCGGTTCCCCACTTTCCCAGGCCCGCGATGGACGGCTATGTGTGCCACGACGCGGATCTCCGCGACGCGTCCCCCGGCCGGCCCGCGATCCTCCGGATCACCGGCGCGGTCCGCATGGGAGACCTGCCGGGCCGCGGTCCCGGGCCGGGGGAAGCGTGGTCGATCACCACGGGGGCGCCGCTGCCGGAACGCGGCGATCGGATCCTGCCCGTGGAGGCGGTCCGTCTCGCCGGTGATCAGGTGAGGGTTGAACAGCCACCCAGCGGGAAAACACACATCGTCACCGCCGGGGAGGCGATTCGCGAGGGCGCCCCGTTGATCAGGAGGGGCGAGGTCATCCGGCCGGCAGGTGCCGGGGCCCTGGCCGCGTGTGGTGTCGGGACGGTGCGCGTGCACCGCCGCCCCCGTATCGCTCTTGTCTCGACCGGAGACGAACTGGTCGATGTGACCGAGGCGGCGGCGCCGCTCCCGCGCGGGCGGGTGTTCAACAGCAACGCCGTGACCCTGGGCGGCTTGCTCCGCACCCTCGGGTGTGAGGTCCAGTATCGCGGCATCGTGCGTGATGCTCCGGAGGAGTTGCGCGCCGCATTTGCCGCGCTCCGCGACGAGTTCGACGTGGTGCTGTCGACAGGGGGAGTGTCGATCGGCCGGCACGACGCGGTTCACCGCACCTGGCTCGACCTCGGGGCGCAGCGGATCGTCGGTCGCGTCGATCTCAAGCCCGGCGGTCCATTCTTTGCGGGGCGGTTACGCGACTCCTGGGGCGTGGGCCTTTCGGGCACCCCGGTGGCCTGCCTCGCCGCGTTCCACCTGCTGGTGCGCCCATTCTTCGCGCGATTGGCAGGGCAGCGGCACGCGGTCAGACCCCTCCAGCAGGTCACGCTCGCAGATGCGATCGGCCGCCCCACGGACCGGATGCGCGCGCTATGGGCACGCACGCATCCTGCCGAGTCCGGACGCACGATGGCCACGGTTCTCGACGGCGACGATGTCGGCGACTTCGCCTCGCTGCTCCACGCCACCGCGTTGGTGCTCATCCCACCGGGATCCCCTCCGCTGCCTGCCGGATCCCGCGTCACGGCGCTGTTGTTGGACCGCGAGGAGGACCGCGATCGATTGGTCGTCACCCCGCCCCGCCCGGGCCCACTCGTGATCGGAGTGGTCGGGGAATCGGGGAGCGGGAAGACGACCGTGATCGTCGATGTGGTTCGGAGGCTGGCGGAAGACGGCATCCGCGTCGCGGCCGTAAAGCACGCCGCCCACGGGTTCGACCTTGACCGCGAGGGGAGCGACAGCGCCCGCGTGGCCGGTGCGGGCGCGGCATTGGTGGTGCTGGCGGGGCCCACGGAGACCGTGCTGCGCATCACCGCCCCGCTGCGCTCTCCTGATCATGCCGCGGGCCTTGCGACCCTCGTCGCCGAGCAGATCTGGGGAGAGCTCCCCGCGCTCGTGCTCGTCGAGGGCTTTCAACACCCGTCCGGACCCGTCATTACCGTCGGCCCGCAGAAGCCGGGCGCAGCGGCGGGGGAGGTGCTCGCTGCGGTTCTCGCGGTGAACGGCGTGAACGGGCAGCGGCTGGAGACGGAGCTCCAGCGGGTCTCAGAAGCCGTGCGCTCTCGAGTACGGGCAGGACAAGCGGAATGGCCTCGCTGA
- the fdhD gene encoding formate dehydrogenase accessory sulfurtransferase FdhD, which produces MATPINRLAAMEGDPGPEPPRTSTTRRRVGQVQGGAARIRDDVLAVEEPLEIRLYPGDGRPHVQISVTMRTPGHDFELAAGFLFTEGIVRDAGQVDHINYCADHTLESAQRYNIVNVFLRPGVPFDAERLRRNFYTTSSCGVCGKASIEAIQVRGICPIHDDAFAVEGEVFARLGGALRGSQAIFDKTGGLHAAALFDSAGQLLATREDVGRHNAVDKLVGDAFLRHQLPLSRRLLMVSGRASFEIMQKAAAAGIPLVAAVSAPSSLACDLARAFGMTLVGFLRGDRFTVYTGSHRIRRDGTPLTNVE; this is translated from the coding sequence GTGGCAACCCCAATCAATCGTCTAGCGGCAATGGAGGGCGATCCAGGTCCCGAGCCTCCTCGCACGAGCACGACGAGACGGCGCGTCGGCCAGGTACAGGGAGGCGCGGCGCGGATTCGCGACGACGTGCTGGCGGTCGAAGAGCCGCTCGAGATCCGCCTGTACCCCGGCGACGGCCGGCCACATGTGCAGATCTCCGTCACCATGCGCACTCCAGGGCACGATTTTGAGCTGGCCGCGGGCTTCCTCTTCACCGAAGGGATCGTGCGGGACGCGGGGCAGGTCGACCATATCAATTACTGCGCGGACCATACACTCGAGAGCGCGCAGCGCTACAATATCGTGAACGTCTTCCTGCGACCGGGCGTGCCGTTCGACGCGGAGCGCCTCCGGCGGAACTTCTACACGACCTCGAGTTGCGGGGTATGCGGAAAGGCCTCGATCGAGGCGATTCAAGTCCGGGGCATCTGCCCCATCCACGACGACGCGTTCGCAGTGGAGGGCGAGGTGTTCGCCCGGCTCGGCGGTGCCCTGCGCGGGTCGCAGGCGATCTTTGACAAGACCGGGGGGCTGCACGCGGCCGCGCTCTTTGACAGCGCCGGTCAACTGCTCGCCACCCGGGAGGATGTGGGACGGCATAACGCAGTGGACAAGCTCGTCGGCGATGCGTTTCTCCGGCACCAGCTCCCACTCAGCCGGCGCCTGCTGATGGTCAGCGGCAGGGCGAGCTTCGAGATCATGCAGAAGGCCGCCGCAGCCGGCATCCCCCTGGTGGCGGCCGTGTCCGCCCCCTCGAGCCTCGCCTGCGACCTCGCCCGTGCCTTCGGGATGACCCTCGTCGGGTTTCTGCGGGGCGATCGGTTCACGGTGTACACCGGGTCGCACAGGATCCGGCGGGACGGAACACCGCTCACCAACGTCGAGTAA